A window of Terriglobales bacterium genomic DNA:
CGCCCAGGACATTTACCAGGAAGCGTTCCTGAAGGCGTACCGCAACGTGGGCAGCTTCCGGTTCGAATGCTCTTTTTACACCTGGATCTACCGCATTGTGGTGAACCTGTGCCTGGACCACCTGCGCAAGAAGAACGTGCGCAAGGAAAGCGCCAACGTGGCGGTGGACAAGGAAGGCGAGGAATTCAGCCTGCTGGACCAGGTGGCGGACCAGCGGGCGGGAGCCAACCCGGAGCGCGACCTGATGCGGCGCGAGCTGGGGAAGAAGATTGCGGGCGCGCTGGAGAGACTGACGCCGCGGGAGCGCATGGTGTTCGAGCTGAAGCACTATCACGGGCTGAAGCTGAGGACCATCGGCGAGATGCTGGAAACCACCGAGGACACGGCCAAGAACACGCTGTTCCGGGCCACGCAGAAACTGCGGGCCTCGCTGGCGGAGATGCGTTAGGAGTTTGCCATGAACTGTGAATACGTGAAGAACGGACTGATCGAGTACGTGTACGACGAGATGGCCGACGACGCGCGGCATGAGCTGGAGCAGCACGTGGAGCGCTGCACGAGTTGCGCGGCCGAGCTGCAAGCGACCCGGGAATTCCGCGCCGGCCTGGCGGCGCGACCGCGCCTGGAGCCCACGCCGAACCTGCTGGCCTCCTCGCGGATGCGGCTGCAGGAATCGCTGGAGTCGGTGACGCAGGCCGCGGCCTGGCGGTGGGTGCTGGATCCGGGGGCGTGGCTGCGGCAGATCCGCTACTCTCCCGCGCTGGCGGCGGGCATCCTGATGGTGGGTTTCGCGGCCGGCATCATGACCACCTATGGCGTGCTCAACCAGAACGGCCATCCCGCGATCGGCCCGACTTCCGAACCCGCGCAGGCGACCATCGCCGGCATCCGCTCCATCAATCGCGACCCGCGTTCCAACCTGGTCGAGATCCAGTACGACCAGGTGCAGAGGGAATCGGCGCAGGGTTCGCTGGACGATCCGCGCATCCAGGAACTACTGCTGTTCGCGGCCCGCAGCCAGACCAACTCCGGCGTGCGGCTGGATTCGGTGAACCTGCTGACCCAGAACCCCGAGGACAACCGCGTGCGTGAGTCCCTGATGTATTCGCTGCGTTACGACAAGAACCCCGGCGTACGGCTGAAGGCGCTGGAAGGCCTGCGGCCGTACGTGGCGGAAGACCTGCGCGTGCGCGACGCCATTCTGGAAGCGCTGCTGAACGATCCCAACCCCGGGGTGCGCACGGAAGCCATCCAGATCCTGCAGCCGGTGAAGGGTGACGGCAGCGTGCGGATGGCACTGGAACAACTGGCCCAGAAGGACGAGAACAAGTACATCCGCAATGAATCGCGGAGAGTTTTGGCGACTCTGCCGGAGATCGACTAGCGAGTGAGAACGACGAGGGCATCGTTAGCCCGCGTTTGCGCCCGAAGAGCAGGGCGCAAACATGGGGTACCAGGAGAAAGGAAGAGGGCATTTTGAAGAAGTCGGTTCAAGTCGCAATTGTCATGTTGGCATCGGCGGTGGCGGGGAGCGCCTGGGCACAGACGCTCCACACCGACGTTGGGAGCGGCAACATCGACAGCCG
This region includes:
- a CDS encoding sigma-70 family RNA polymerase sigma factor, whose translation is MPAEAASLIPAVGGGPGSRPLQGQMVTQSLSRVDDSVLIREAQRGNRAAFEELVRQYDQAVLRLALNLTRSEQDAQDIYQEAFLKAYRNVGSFRFECSFYTWIYRIVVNLCLDHLRKKNVRKESANVAVDKEGEEFSLLDQVADQRAGANPERDLMRRELGKKIAGALERLTPRERMVFELKHYHGLKLRTIGEMLETTEDTAKNTLFRATQKLRASLAEMR
- a CDS encoding HEAT repeat domain-containing protein, whose protein sequence is MNCEYVKNGLIEYVYDEMADDARHELEQHVERCTSCAAELQATREFRAGLAARPRLEPTPNLLASSRMRLQESLESVTQAAAWRWVLDPGAWLRQIRYSPALAAGILMVGFAAGIMTTYGVLNQNGHPAIGPTSEPAQATIAGIRSINRDPRSNLVEIQYDQVQRESAQGSLDDPRIQELLLFAARSQTNSGVRLDSVNLLTQNPEDNRVRESLMYSLRYDKNPGVRLKALEGLRPYVAEDLRVRDAILEALLNDPNPGVRTEAIQILQPVKGDGSVRMALEQLAQKDENKYIRNESRRVLATLPEID